In one window of Tellurirhabdus rosea DNA:
- a CDS encoding AAA domain-containing protein, with amino-acid sequence MVQKPILKAYARRLTNLSSRNRSLLLTSLPAEQFLDLHETDYRLNQPSFDIIRQLIGRKATVPVCEVLDPRDGKANDASRRLRRIARTAQFIEEERGAQDLYVGYPFVRGKFADGTPVHGPLLLFPVQLIQEAGRWLLRRRADEPVTLNRSFLLAYAHFSSLSAPEDLLEEPLDDYERDATAFRTQLYERLKNSPLRLDFNPDLFADRLQPFQALKKADLEQLEKNGELKLYPEAVLGILPQAGSYLVRDYEALEKEEGEEREEGGTEAALFPFPPSSLSSPSFKEEHLHTPLPLDASQEAALRRVRAGESLVVQGPPGTGKSQLIANLMADFAAQGKRVLLVCQKRVALDVVYERLRQVGMAPFTALIHDFKNDRRMLYEQLADQIERVEDYRKQNQGLDAVLLERTFTQTARQIDQTLGELQAFKDALFDESLCGVSAKELYLSSNPSAPTIALNDLYRQFPLNETGTFLQKLENYEAYHQRLAAPHPWQKRISFARFGLGDQAAIRQVIDEVVDLSGRLAEETLMQFQTPLSWQKATQLAYDRPALERIMAQTAEPLFCEILLRFARRKVLPEAENRLKRLLVDVAEAFEADPQSVPVPFADIPETLAVLRAGVQARERMLGWLFFGGKKRVTELAARCGYPTDATSLNRLILQLDRQQGLLRQVEAATTQLQLPSMLTDDAVRMKEAADRLYTAFWGASEAWQLLETRFDFLLPWLQSRTGGPSSWRGLQELTGWLLTVQTRTEAWYRLLTPAQLDALLRQPESMAAVLRESLEADFDLLVEADRLHESLTVAERTVLERLITRSVGDWPAVFQNSLRLAWLAYLEEQRPELRSVSSLRMQQLEKALQENVVQKQALSQQILGIRLREQIYRDLEYNRLNNLVTYRDLGHQVTKKRAVWPVRKLLEQFSDEIFQLVPCWLSSPESVSAIFPLRRHLFDVVVFDEASQCSAEYGIPALWRASRVVVTGDTKQLPPTDLYRVRFEPEPDEDTPPELEAESLLVLAARSFAQTTLRGHYRSRSPELIDFSNRQFYKNRLQLLPDFNHLARRQPAISYRNVGGLWQQQTNEMEARAVVDLIRQLQTEEPAFSVGVVTFNFPQQQLILDLLEGEALPLPGTTVEGLFVKNIENVQGDERDIIIFSVGYAPDERGRIAAQFGTLNLAGGENRLNVAVTRARERIYVITSVQPAQLPVEQTLNEGPKLLRAYLEYALTVSEGRYRPQPHTPERLPTGRLLKDYLKTEDATLTEELPFADLTRKSQHAYSELVLTDDALYFESTVKEAHAYLPLSLQTKNWPFRRVFSRVYWQKRT; translated from the coding sequence GTGGTTCAGAAACCTATTCTCAAAGCTTACGCCCGCCGCCTGACTAACCTGAGCAGCCGCAACCGTTCCCTGTTGCTGACCAGCTTGCCCGCCGAACAGTTTCTGGACCTGCACGAAACAGATTACCGGCTCAACCAGCCTTCCTTCGACATTATCCGCCAGCTGATCGGCCGTAAGGCGACCGTTCCGGTCTGCGAAGTGCTGGACCCGCGCGACGGCAAGGCCAACGACGCCAGCCGCCGCCTGCGCCGCATCGCCCGGACGGCCCAATTTATTGAAGAAGAGCGCGGGGCGCAGGACCTCTACGTCGGGTATCCGTTCGTGCGGGGAAAATTTGCCGACGGAACGCCCGTCCACGGTCCGCTGCTGCTATTTCCGGTGCAGCTCATTCAGGAAGCCGGCCGCTGGCTGCTGCGCCGACGCGCCGACGAGCCGGTGACGCTCAACCGCAGTTTTTTGCTGGCCTACGCCCATTTCAGCAGCCTTTCCGCGCCCGAAGACTTACTGGAAGAGCCGCTCGACGATTACGAACGCGACGCTACGGCTTTCCGCACCCAACTGTACGAACGGCTGAAAAACAGCCCGCTTCGCCTCGATTTCAACCCCGACCTTTTCGCCGACCGTCTCCAGCCTTTTCAGGCGCTTAAAAAAGCCGATTTGGAACAGCTGGAAAAAAACGGCGAACTGAAACTCTACCCCGAAGCCGTCCTCGGTATTCTCCCTCAGGCCGGTTCCTACCTCGTCCGCGACTACGAAGCGTTGGAAAAGGAAGAAGGGGAAGAAAGGGAGGAAGGAGGAACGGAAGCGGCTCTTTTCCCCTTTCCTCCTTCCTCCCTTTCCTCCCCCTCCTTCAAAGAAGAACACCTCCACACACCGCTGCCGCTGGATGCTTCGCAGGAGGCGGCCCTGCGGCGCGTACGGGCCGGGGAGTCGCTGGTGGTGCAGGGCCCGCCGGGAACGGGCAAGTCGCAGCTGATCGCCAACCTGATGGCGGATTTTGCGGCCCAGGGCAAACGGGTGCTGCTGGTCTGCCAGAAACGGGTGGCGCTGGATGTCGTTTACGAACGGCTCCGGCAGGTCGGTATGGCGCCGTTTACGGCCCTGATTCACGATTTCAAAAACGACCGCCGGATGCTGTACGAGCAACTGGCCGACCAGATCGAACGCGTCGAAGACTACCGGAAGCAGAATCAGGGCCTCGACGCCGTGCTGCTCGAACGGACGTTTACCCAGACCGCCCGGCAGATCGACCAGACCCTCGGTGAGCTGCAGGCCTTCAAGGACGCCCTGTTTGACGAAAGCCTGTGCGGCGTATCGGCCAAAGAGCTGTATCTGAGCAGCAACCCCTCCGCGCCGACCATCGCCCTGAACGACCTCTACCGGCAGTTTCCCCTGAACGAAACCGGAACGTTCCTGCAGAAGCTGGAAAACTACGAGGCGTACCACCAGCGACTGGCGGCGCCGCATCCCTGGCAGAAACGGATTTCGTTCGCCCGGTTTGGCCTGGGGGATCAGGCCGCCATCCGGCAGGTGATCGACGAGGTGGTGGACCTGTCGGGCCGACTGGCGGAAGAAACGCTGATGCAGTTCCAGACGCCGCTTTCCTGGCAGAAAGCCACCCAGCTGGCCTACGACCGGCCCGCCCTGGAACGCATCATGGCCCAGACTGCCGAGCCGCTTTTCTGCGAGATTCTGCTGCGTTTTGCCCGGCGGAAAGTGCTGCCCGAGGCCGAAAACCGCCTGAAACGCCTGCTGGTGGATGTCGCCGAAGCTTTCGAGGCCGACCCGCAGTCGGTGCCGGTGCCGTTTGCCGACATTCCGGAGACGCTGGCCGTTCTGCGCGCCGGGGTGCAGGCCCGCGAACGGATGCTGGGCTGGCTGTTTTTTGGCGGGAAAAAACGAGTGACCGAACTGGCCGCCCGCTGCGGTTACCCGACCGACGCCACCAGCCTGAACCGCCTTATTCTGCAGCTCGACCGCCAGCAGGGCCTCCTGCGTCAGGTCGAAGCGGCCACCACGCAGCTGCAACTGCCTTCCATGCTGACGGACGATGCCGTGCGGATGAAAGAAGCCGCCGACCGGCTGTATACGGCTTTCTGGGGCGCTTCGGAAGCCTGGCAACTGCTCGAAACCCGCTTTGATTTTTTGCTGCCCTGGTTGCAGAGCCGAACCGGTGGGCCGTCTTCGTGGCGCGGACTTCAGGAACTAACCGGCTGGCTCTTGACCGTGCAGACCCGTACCGAGGCCTGGTACCGGCTGCTCACGCCCGCGCAGCTCGACGCCCTGTTGCGCCAGCCGGAAAGCATGGCCGCCGTGCTTCGGGAATCACTGGAGGCCGATTTTGACCTGCTCGTCGAGGCGGACCGGCTGCACGAAAGCCTGACCGTAGCCGAACGAACCGTGCTCGAACGCCTGATTACCCGTTCGGTCGGGGATTGGCCCGCCGTTTTTCAGAACTCCCTGCGGCTGGCCTGGCTGGCGTATCTGGAAGAGCAGCGGCCGGAACTGCGGAGCGTGTCGTCCCTGCGGATGCAGCAGCTGGAAAAGGCTTTGCAGGAAAATGTGGTGCAGAAACAGGCGCTGAGCCAGCAGATTCTGGGCATCCGGCTGCGCGAACAGATCTACCGGGATTTGGAATACAACCGCCTGAACAACCTTGTGACGTACCGCGACCTGGGGCACCAGGTAACCAAAAAACGGGCCGTCTGGCCGGTACGGAAGCTGCTGGAACAGTTCTCGGACGAAATTTTTCAGCTCGTTCCCTGCTGGCTTTCCTCGCCGGAATCGGTGTCGGCCATTTTTCCGCTGCGGCGGCACCTGTTCGACGTGGTGGTGTTCGACGAAGCCTCGCAGTGTTCGGCTGAATACGGCATTCCGGCACTCTGGCGGGCCAGCCGGGTGGTGGTGACGGGCGACACGAAGCAACTGCCGCCTACCGACCTTTACCGCGTCCGCTTCGAACCGGAGCCGGACGAGGATACACCGCCCGAACTGGAGGCCGAATCCCTGCTGGTGCTGGCCGCCCGCTCGTTTGCCCAGACGACCCTGCGCGGGCATTACCGCAGCCGCTCGCCGGAACTGATTGACTTTTCGAACCGGCAGTTCTATAAAAACCGCCTGCAGCTCCTCCCGGACTTCAACCACCTGGCCCGCCGCCAGCCCGCCATTTCTTACCGGAATGTGGGCGGCCTCTGGCAGCAGCAGACCAACGAAATGGAAGCCCGGGCGGTGGTGGACCTCATCCGGCAGCTTCAGACCGAAGAACCGGCCTTTTCGGTGGGCGTGGTGACGTTCAATTTCCCGCAGCAGCAGCTCATTCTGGACCTGCTGGAAGGAGAGGCTCTGCCGCTGCCGGGGACGACGGTCGAAGGGCTTTTTGTCAAAAACATCGAAAACGTGCAGGGCGACGAGCGGGACATCATCATTTTCTCGGTGGGTTACGCGCCCGACGAGCGGGGCCGGATTGCCGCCCAGTTCGGGACGCTGAATCTGGCGGGCGGCGAAAATCGCCTGAACGTAGCCGTGACCCGCGCCCGCGAACGGATTTATGTCATCACGAGCGTACAGCCCGCGCAGTTGCCCGTCGAGCAGACGCTGAACGAAGGTCCAAAACTGCTTCGCGCGTATCTGGAATACGCCCTGACCGTGTCGGAAGGCCGTTATCGGCCGCAGCCCCACACGCCCGAACGCCTGCCGACGGGTCGCCTGCTGAAAGATTATCTGAAAACGGAAGACGCCACGCTGACCGAAGAACTGCCCTTTGCCGATTTGACCCGAAAAAGCCAGCATGCGTATTCTGAACTGGTCCTGACCGACGATGCCCTTTATTTTGAAAGCACCGTGAAAGAAGCCCACGCCTACCTGCCGCTGTCGCTGCAAACGAAAAACTGGCCTTTCCGGCGAGTGTTCAGCCGGGTGTACTGGCAGAAACGGACCTGA
- a CDS encoding gliding motility-associated C-terminal domain-containing protein encodes MARLNSDHLSVINNPNVAGSGCGFTLNGLSLGGKTSLLGLPNIVDLLPVPQSANKPEATIRNTPGAGCGNDQLRAEVTKSAATRFKYQWYKNGTAMNGATQPAIAATGPGTYEVEVTEDEPCRNQMAKSPPFTVTATSLPSAPTKQPKGCGAFILAANAGTNKVEWAGPGISGPRATQDTLHVTGPNGKTVYKLKITSATDATCFVETSLEVDFNRPADYKLNLPPQTACRESITLRAAPAPAWDSFSWIQPDNSTVSGADITARRSGTYLVVARSTATGCESKDQVTVTLNPPPPAPTLVSGSSATVCQGDPLPTLLASGSSLKWYADPNQTTQVGSGTSFQPVLSGTPPQPLRYYVTQTVSGTCVSPAAQVEVFIRSGPPLQLAQKAYSACFTAGSVVFLDAGRGNNWIYEWREVGVPRVLGTQQQLMVSKPGSYSVRVSDGQCFSGETLTVTETCSARFSLPDAFTPNGDGINDRFALKGQFMTRFELKVYNRWGGVIFALEGTDPAAVADKFWDGTYRNEPVPPGAYSYRLNIWQQQDTREESFTRQGTVYVIR; translated from the coding sequence ATGGCCCGGTTGAACAGCGACCACCTGAGCGTCATTAACAATCCCAATGTTGCCGGAAGCGGATGTGGATTTACGCTTAATGGACTCAGTCTTGGTGGGAAAACCAGCCTCCTCGGCCTGCCCAACATCGTTGACCTGCTCCCAGTACCCCAATCCGCCAATAAACCCGAAGCCACCATTCGGAACACACCGGGGGCCGGCTGCGGCAATGACCAGCTGCGCGCCGAAGTTACCAAATCCGCCGCGACCCGCTTCAAATACCAGTGGTACAAAAACGGCACGGCCATGAACGGCGCTACCCAGCCAGCCATCGCCGCCACCGGCCCCGGAACGTACGAGGTCGAGGTGACGGAAGACGAACCCTGCCGCAACCAAATGGCCAAATCCCCGCCCTTTACCGTAACGGCGACTTCCCTTCCTTCCGCTCCGACCAAGCAGCCCAAAGGGTGCGGCGCTTTCATTCTGGCCGCCAACGCCGGCACCAACAAGGTCGAATGGGCCGGACCGGGCATCAGCGGCCCACGAGCCACCCAGGATACCCTCCACGTGACCGGCCCGAACGGAAAGACCGTTTACAAGCTTAAAATCACCTCCGCTACGGACGCGACCTGCTTTGTCGAAACCAGTCTGGAAGTCGATTTCAACCGCCCGGCGGATTACAAACTCAACCTGCCGCCCCAGACCGCCTGCCGCGAAAGCATCACGCTCCGGGCGGCCCCGGCCCCGGCCTGGGACAGCTTCTCCTGGATTCAGCCCGACAATTCAACCGTTTCGGGAGCCGACATTACGGCCCGGCGCAGCGGCACCTACCTCGTCGTGGCCCGCAGTACCGCTACCGGCTGCGAAAGCAAAGACCAGGTGACCGTCACGCTCAATCCGCCGCCGCCCGCCCCGACGCTCGTTTCGGGTTCCAGCGCGACCGTTTGCCAGGGCGACCCGCTGCCTACCCTGCTGGCGAGCGGGAGCAGCCTGAAATGGTACGCCGACCCGAACCAGACCACTCAGGTAGGCAGCGGAACCAGCTTCCAGCCCGTCCTTTCGGGTACGCCGCCGCAGCCGCTTCGCTACTACGTCACCCAGACCGTTTCGGGCACCTGCGTCAGTCCGGCGGCGCAGGTCGAGGTGTTCATTCGCTCGGGGCCGCCGCTGCAACTGGCGCAGAAAGCCTACAGCGCCTGTTTTACGGCCGGTTCGGTGGTGTTTCTCGACGCCGGGCGGGGCAACAACTGGATATACGAATGGCGGGAAGTGGGCGTTCCCCGCGTGCTCGGCACGCAGCAGCAGCTGATGGTCAGCAAACCCGGCAGTTACAGCGTTCGGGTGTCGGACGGGCAATGTTTTTCGGGCGAAACCCTGACCGTGACCGAAACCTGTTCTGCCCGGTTCTCGCTGCCCGACGCCTTTACGCCCAACGGCGACGGCATCAACGACCGTTTTGCCCTCAAAGGCCAGTTCATGACCCGGTTCGAACTGAAAGTCTACAACCGCTGGGGCGGCGTTATTTTCGCCCTGGAAGGCACCGACCCGGCGGCAGTGGCCGACAAGTTCTGGGACGGCACCTACCGCAACGAGCCCGTTCCACCGGGGGCCTACTCCTACCGGCTGAACATCTGGCAGCAGCAGGACACCCGGGAGGAGTCGTTTACGCGACAGGGCACGGTTTACGTCATCCGGTAA
- a CDS encoding TerC/Alx family metal homeostasis membrane protein, with protein MFSNEVIFFAGFSLFVLVVMALDLGLLTKQKSHVVSFKEAGIWSAIWVALSIAFYFFIKNYGYLIHGITDMARLEEVRARYADHVPLVAGNFEESLRLFQNNMSLEYITGYLVEYSLSADNIFVFIMIFASFGVRERFYKKILVWGILGAIVLRFIFIFVGSALLQRFDWIIYIFGAFLVYTGMKLFFEKEGDDKIEPKNHPVVKFTAKYLNVYRRNVIDHFFVRRKTDNKLFVTPLFIVVIVVAFTDLVFAVDSIPAIFSITKDPYIVFFSNVFAIMGLRSMFFFLSSIMSKFRFLKVGLAVLLTFIGLKMVLHAPLEEWGFKTVYSLYVILTILGTAILASWLIPEKKEPEPEMSEL; from the coding sequence ATGTTTAGCAACGAAGTAATATTTTTTGCGGGCTTTTCGCTGTTTGTGCTGGTCGTGATGGCCCTCGACCTGGGCTTGCTCACCAAGCAGAAAAGCCATGTGGTCAGCTTCAAGGAAGCCGGGATCTGGAGCGCTATCTGGGTGGCGCTGTCCATCGCTTTTTATTTTTTCATTAAGAATTACGGCTACCTCATCCACGGAATCACCGACATGGCACGGCTGGAGGAGGTCCGGGCGCGGTATGCCGACCATGTGCCGCTGGTGGCGGGAAATTTTGAGGAAAGCCTGCGCCTGTTCCAGAACAACATGTCGCTGGAGTACATCACGGGTTATCTGGTCGAGTACTCCCTGTCGGCGGACAATATTTTCGTGTTCATCATGATTTTCGCCTCCTTCGGCGTTCGTGAGCGGTTCTACAAGAAAATCCTCGTCTGGGGTATTCTGGGAGCCATCGTTCTGCGCTTCATTTTCATCTTCGTCGGCTCGGCCCTGCTGCAGCGCTTCGACTGGATCATCTACATCTTCGGCGCGTTCCTGGTGTATACCGGCATGAAGCTGTTCTTCGAAAAAGAAGGCGACGATAAGATTGAGCCTAAGAACCACCCCGTCGTGAAGTTTACGGCCAAGTACCTGAACGTGTACCGCCGCAACGTGATCGACCACTTCTTTGTCCGCCGCAAAACCGACAACAAGCTCTTCGTGACGCCGTTGTTCATCGTGGTTATCGTGGTGGCTTTTACGGACCTGGTGTTCGCCGTAGACTCCATTCCGGCCATTTTCTCGATCACCAAAGACCCGTACATCGTCTTTTTTTCGAACGTTTTTGCCATCATGGGGCTGCGGTCGATGTTCTTCTTCCTGTCGAGCATCATGAGCAAATTCCGCTTCCTGAAGGTCGGTCTGGCCGTGCTGCTGACGTTCATCGGTCTGAAAATGGTGCTGCACGCGCCGCTGGAAGAGTGGGGCTTCAAGACCGTTTACTCGTTATACGTCATCCTGACCATCCTCGGCACTGCCATTCTGGCGTCGTGGCTGATTCCGGAGAAAAAAGAGCCGGAGCCGGAGATGTCCGAACTTTGA
- a CDS encoding SMP-30/gluconolactonase/LRE family protein, producing MGQIETIATGLRLPEGPAFTADGTLWCVEQEGESLFFLKPDGESGRVSVGAGSRPNGLYVDSLDRLWFCDSGLNAIRCLNYSAGATLDMKPEIIIDQVDGKPLNMPNDLIRDSAGNLIFSCPGPSGDEATPTGYVCVCTPVGEVFKITEGLFYPNGLALLPDGNTLLIAETHRKRIWYGYWDPNADEPAWENPDIWVKTGEPGHGPDGMTIGPDGNLYVAVYGAACVKVYDQQGKHLRDISLPGECPTNVACDPTGRRGIVITEGERGELLQINP from the coding sequence ATGGGTCAGATTGAAACGATAGCAACCGGTCTGCGCCTCCCGGAAGGTCCAGCCTTTACCGCCGACGGCACGCTCTGGTGTGTTGAACAGGAAGGCGAAAGTTTGTTTTTTCTGAAGCCCGATGGCGAGAGCGGCCGGGTCTCGGTGGGCGCGGGCAGCCGCCCGAACGGGCTTTATGTGGACAGCCTGGACCGGCTCTGGTTCTGCGACTCGGGCCTGAACGCCATCCGCTGTCTGAATTATTCGGCCGGGGCCACTCTGGACATGAAGCCGGAAATCATCATCGACCAGGTGGACGGCAAGCCGCTGAACATGCCCAACGACCTCATCCGCGACAGCGCCGGCAACCTGATTTTCTCCTGTCCGGGACCTTCGGGCGACGAGGCTACGCCCACCGGGTACGTCTGCGTCTGTACGCCCGTGGGGGAGGTTTTTAAGATTACCGAGGGCCTGTTTTACCCCAACGGGCTGGCCCTGCTGCCCGACGGCAACACGCTCCTGATTGCCGAAACGCACCGCAAACGCATCTGGTACGGGTACTGGGACCCGAACGCCGACGAACCGGCCTGGGAGAACCCCGACATCTGGGTCAAGACGGGCGAACCCGGCCACGGCCCCGACGGCATGACCATCGGACCGGACGGGAATCTCTACGTCGCCGTGTATGGAGCGGCCTGCGTGAAAGTGTACGACCAGCAAGGCAAACACCTGCGCGACATCAGCCTGCCCGGCGAGTGCCCAACCAACGTAGCCTGCGACCCGACCGGCCGGCGGGGCATCGTCATTACCGAAGGAGAACGGGGGGAGTTATTGCAGATAAACCCGTAG
- a CDS encoding pseudouridine synthase, with amino-acid sequence MAKFNKDDQDRREGRSDSNRSNDERRPFYDNVNRNRSEGQPERRERSFDRDERPRRESGDRNERPGFDKPGFDKPRRPFGERRDDNARGERRPFGERRDDNARGERRPFGERRESDFSRGNDRDRGGFGERRSGENRFGGERRFEERGDRPRFGGDRKEGGNRFNRRDDEAGNRFGGERRFNERRDSDRNDKPGFDKPGRPFGERRESGDRNERSGFDKPGFDKPRRPFGERRDDNARGERRPFGERRDDNARGERRPFGERRESGFSRGNDRQRRDEPAWKDPERKSFRWNDDPERKPTDRSDDDRRFNRRDDSERRPYGERRSEGTGRGERRPYGDRNEGARRPFQRDDRNEGSRFDKPRARREDGDRSRPGGPKAPNYDIDRMKERVPEKKQRELERAERSNDGTIRLNRYIANSGICSRRDADVLIANGEIKVNGTVITEMGYKVRPEDTVKYGNRVLNPEKMMYVLLNKPKDYITTTDDPQERHTVMELVKDATPYRIYPVGRLDRNTTGLLLLTNDGELAEKLTHPSNNIRKVYQVEIDKPMTTEHFEQIQEGIELEDGFIKPDDLSIVTPDAQVIGIEIHSGRNRIVRRIFEHFGYEVTKLDRTVYASLNKKDLPRGNWRYLTEKEVIRLKFLL; translated from the coding sequence ATGGCTAAATTCAATAAAGACGACCAGGACCGCCGCGAGGGCAGGTCCGATTCCAACCGTTCAAACGACGAAAGACGTCCTTTTTACGACAATGTAAACCGCAACCGGAGCGAGGGCCAGCCCGAACGCCGGGAACGCAGCTTTGACCGGGACGAACGGCCCCGCCGCGAGTCAGGCGACCGCAACGAGCGCCCGGGCTTCGACAAGCCGGGCTTCGATAAGCCCCGCCGTCCCTTCGGTGAGCGCCGGGATGATAATGCCCGCGGAGAGCGCCGTCCGTTCGGTGAGCGCCGCGACGACAATGCCCGCGGTGAACGCCGCCCCTTCGGCGAACGCCGTGAATCCGATTTCTCACGCGGAAATGACAGAGATCGGGGTGGTTTCGGAGAACGCCGGAGCGGCGAAAATCGCTTTGGTGGCGAACGCCGCTTCGAAGAACGCGGTGACCGCCCCCGTTTCGGCGGCGACCGCAAAGAAGGCGGCAACCGCTTCAATCGCCGGGACGATGAGGCCGGCAACCGTTTCGGCGGCGAGCGCCGTTTCAACGAACGCCGCGATTCAGACCGCAACGACAAGCCGGGCTTCGATAAGCCGGGCCGCCCGTTTGGCGAACGTCGCGAGTCAGGCGACCGCAACGAACGTTCGGGCTTCGACAAGCCGGGCTTCGATAAGCCCCGCCGTCCGTTCGGCGAGCGCCGGGATGATAATGCCCGCGGAGAGCGCCGTCCGTTCGGTGAGCGCCGCGACGACAATGCCCGCGGTGAACGCCGCCCCTTCGGCGAACGCCGCGAATCCGGTTTCTCACGCGGCAACGACCGCCAGCGCCGCGACGAACCGGCCTGGAAAGATCCCGAACGCAAAAGCTTCCGCTGGAACGACGATCCGGAGCGCAAACCCACTGACCGTTCCGACGACGATCGCCGTTTCAACCGGCGCGACGACAGCGAACGCCGCCCGTATGGCGAGCGCCGCAGCGAAGGAACCGGCCGGGGCGAACGCCGTCCGTATGGCGACCGCAACGAAGGCGCACGCCGCCCGTTCCAGCGCGACGACCGGAATGAAGGCTCCCGCTTCGACAAGCCGCGTGCCCGTCGTGAAGACGGAGACCGCAGCCGGCCGGGCGGCCCGAAAGCGCCGAACTACGACATCGACCGCATGAAGGAACGCGTTCCGGAGAAGAAACAGCGCGAACTGGAACGGGCCGAACGCAGCAACGACGGCACCATCCGCCTGAACCGATACATCGCCAACTCGGGCATCTGTTCCCGCCGCGACGCCGACGTGCTGATCGCCAACGGCGAGATCAAGGTGAACGGCACGGTGATTACGGAAATGGGCTACAAAGTCCGTCCGGAAGATACCGTCAAGTACGGCAACCGGGTGCTGAACCCCGAGAAAATGATGTACGTTCTGCTCAACAAGCCGAAGGATTACATCACGACAACGGACGACCCGCAGGAGCGCCATACCGTTATGGAACTGGTGAAAGACGCCACGCCGTACCGGATATACCCCGTCGGTCGCCTCGACCGCAACACCACCGGCCTGCTGCTGCTGACCAACGACGGCGAACTGGCCGAAAAGCTGACGCATCCGTCGAACAATATCCGGAAAGTGTACCAGGTGGAAATCGACAAGCCGATGACGACGGAGCATTTCGAGCAGATTCAGGAGGGCATTGAACTGGAAGACGGTTTTATCAAGCCGGACGACCTGAGCATTGTCACGCCGGACGCGCAGGTGATCGGTATCGAAATCCACAGCGGCCGTAACCGGATTGTCCGCCGGATTTTTGAACATTTCGGGTACGAGGTCACGAAACTGGACCGTACGGTTTACGCCAGTCTCAACAAAAAGGACCTGCCCCGGGGCAACTGGCGCTACCTTACCGAAAAGGAAGTAATTAGACTGAAATTTCTGCTGTAA
- a CDS encoding glycosyltransferase family 2 protein, with the protein MYNQKRVAVVLPAYRAALTLERTYREIPFDIVDEVILVDDASPDNTVEEARRLGIRHVIRHEKNRGYGGNQKSCYQKALELGADIVVMLHPDYQYTPKLIVAMVSIIGNDLYPVVFGSRILGKGALKGGMPMYKYVANRFLTLTQNILMNQKLSEYHTGYRAFSAGVLRSLDFSHNSDDFIFDNEMIAQIFYKGFDIAEVTCPTKYFEEASSINFKRSSIYGLGVLKVSLFYRLTKWGVMNWNVLK; encoded by the coding sequence ATGTATAACCAGAAAAGAGTAGCGGTCGTTCTGCCTGCTTACCGGGCAGCGCTGACGCTGGAACGTACCTACCGGGAGATACCTTTTGATATTGTGGACGAAGTCATTCTGGTAGACGACGCCAGCCCGGATAATACGGTGGAAGAGGCGCGGCGGCTGGGCATCCGGCACGTGATCCGGCACGAAAAAAATCGCGGTTACGGCGGCAATCAGAAGTCCTGTTATCAAAAGGCCCTCGAACTGGGCGCCGATATTGTGGTGATGCTTCACCCGGATTACCAATACACCCCGAAGCTGATCGTGGCGATGGTCAGCATCATCGGCAACGACCTGTACCCCGTTGTCTTCGGCTCGCGGATTCTGGGCAAAGGAGCCCTGAAAGGCGGTATGCCGATGTACAAATACGTCGCTAATCGCTTCCTGACGCTGACGCAGAACATTCTGATGAATCAGAAGCTGTCGGAATACCATACGGGCTACCGGGCTTTTTCGGCCGGGGTGCTGCGCAGCCTGGACTTCTCGCACAACTCCGACGACTTCATCTTCGACAACGAGATGATCGCCCAGATTTTCTACAAGGGCTTCGACATCGCGGAGGTTACCTGCCCAACGAAATATTTTGAAGAGGCGTCCTCGATCAATTTCAAACGCAGTTCCATTTACGGGCTGGGCGTGCTGAAGGTTTCCTTGTTTTACCGCCTGACCAAGTGGGGAGTAATGAATTGGAACGTTCTGAAATAA